The following are encoded in a window of Alphaproteobacteria bacterium LSUCC0719 genomic DNA:
- a CDS encoding YitT family protein: MTAGEKFGFLKVRAVPRLFWSAPHPLTIKPSLLSVVMLAVGLVVFGLGEALLIASGVGVSPWTVLAQGITTVTGWSVGLATFVVSVMVLLSWIPLRQIPGMGTILNIVIISVVLDVALPWLPRFDSLALRVAEAAAGVIVTGIGGGIYLIANLGPGPRDGLMTGLQRRTGFPIAWVRSAIELSAVVLGWSLGGVVGIGTLLFAFGIGPCVAATMYTLHRLFGRDMP; this comes from the coding sequence ATGACGGCAGGCGAAAAATTCGGCTTCCTGAAGGTCAGGGCCGTGCCGCGGCTGTTCTGGAGCGCGCCGCACCCGCTGACCATAAAGCCTTCCCTGCTGTCAGTCGTGATGCTGGCCGTCGGCCTTGTCGTCTTCGGGCTGGGCGAGGCGCTGCTGATTGCCTCCGGCGTCGGGGTCAGCCCGTGGACGGTCCTTGCCCAGGGGATCACCACCGTCACCGGATGGAGCGTCGGCCTCGCCACCTTTGTCGTCAGCGTCATGGTATTGCTGTCATGGATACCGCTCCGGCAGATCCCGGGCATGGGCACGATTCTGAATATCGTCATCATTTCGGTGGTGCTTGATGTGGCGCTACCCTGGCTGCCACGATTCGACTCGCTGGCACTCCGGGTTGCCGAAGCTGCCGCCGGTGTGATCGTTACCGGCATCGGGGGCGGCATCTATCTGATCGCCAATCTTGGACCGGGCCCGCGCGACGGGTTGATGACAGGGTTGCAGCGTCGGACCGGTTTTCCGATCGCCTGGGTGCGCAGCGCCATCGAGCTGAGCGCGGTGGTACTCGGATGGTCGCTTGGCGGCGTTGTCGGGATCGGCACCCTGCTGTTTGCGTTTGGCATCGGCCCCTGTGTGGCGGCCACCATGTACACGCTGCACCGACTCTTTGGCAGGGATATGCCATGA
- a CDS encoding MFS transporter, giving the protein MNLVALKSPPFRHYIVSLHIALNGFWAQRVIIGWLAWVLTGSPSFVGLVAFLNFVPTLFVSPLFGVVADRIDVRRGSIISYSCAGIVSAIFAWICLADAVTPVLVAGVSLLTGVISSANHPMRMSLTPRLAPADQLSSVVTLTALNFNLSRLIGPAAGGALIHAIGVPHALVLTASSYAVPVLALWFMRPRERSQTTIPDPGSYFGDLLAGWRYALQRRLVRSAIIFAGIGALAGRSVLETLPVLANGVFERGPAGLGFITAAAGAGAAGAAIFKAISQAQKPDVFQPHVLAMVLLVPLLVASLSQINSFATAVGVVMLLGGSVTLLAISLQSLVQMAIDDHFRGRVMGLWTTVSIGSGALGAVLMGMLIDRIGVAPAQATIGLVLAGLSGVTILRFRKGA; this is encoded by the coding sequence ATGAATCTCGTAGCGTTAAAGTCCCCACCTTTCAGACACTATATCGTCAGTCTGCACATTGCCCTGAACGGGTTCTGGGCGCAGCGGGTCATCATCGGATGGCTGGCCTGGGTGCTGACCGGTTCGCCAAGCTTTGTCGGGCTTGTGGCGTTCCTGAATTTTGTCCCGACCCTGTTCGTCAGCCCGCTGTTCGGCGTCGTGGCGGACCGCATTGACGTGCGGCGCGGCAGCATCATCAGCTATTCCTGCGCCGGCATTGTGTCTGCCATCTTTGCCTGGATCTGCCTTGCCGACGCGGTGACACCGGTACTTGTGGCCGGGGTCTCGCTTCTGACCGGCGTGATCTCGTCGGCCAATCACCCGATGCGCATGTCCCTGACGCCGCGCCTGGCACCAGCCGACCAGCTGTCCTCGGTAGTGACGCTGACAGCCCTGAATTTCAACCTGTCGCGGCTGATCGGGCCGGCAGCCGGCGGCGCGCTGATCCATGCCATTGGCGTCCCGCATGCCCTTGTCCTGACCGCCAGCAGCTATGCGGTGCCGGTGCTGGCCCTGTGGTTCATGCGCCCGCGTGAAAGATCACAGACCACAATACCGGATCCCGGCAGCTATTTTGGCGACCTGCTGGCAGGCTGGCGCTATGCGCTGCAGCGCCGGCTTGTCAGATCGGCCATCATCTTTGCCGGTATCGGCGCGCTTGCCGGGCGCAGCGTTCTTGAAACCCTGCCGGTGCTTGCCAATGGCGTGTTCGAGCGCGGGCCGGCGGGACTGGGATTCATCACCGCAGCAGCCGGCGCGGGCGCGGCCGGCGCGGCGATCTTCAAGGCGATCTCACAGGCCCAGAAGCCGGATGTGTTCCAGCCACATGTTCTTGCCATGGTTCTGCTGGTGCCCCTGCTTGTGGCAAGTCTCAGCCAGATCAACAGCTTTGCCACGGCGGTTGGAGTGGTGATGCTGCTTGGCGGCAGCGTGACCCTGCTTGCGATATCGCTGCAATCGCTTGTCCAGATGGCGATAGACGACCATTTCCGCGGCCGGGTGATGGGATTGTGGACGACCGTATCGATTGGCAGCGGTGCGCTTGGAGCGGTGTTGATGGGAATGCTGATCGACCGGATCGGCGTCGCACCGGCACAGGCGACGATCGGCCTTGTCCTTGCCGGGCTGAGCGGTGTGACGATCCTGCGGTTCCGGAAAGGCGCCTAG
- a CDS encoding spermidine synthase produces the protein MSQFFEELDYRQTQLGELILRRRRVLALDRDVVEVILNDEHLMSEMFTASEIALADLPLRRLRMDSPDILVGGLGLGYTADAVLAHDHVRSVTVIEYLSPIIDWHRAGILPLGTSLAENPRCRFIEGDFFALALGDGGFDPDQPGRRFDGIFLDIDHSPDFHLNPSHAALYDDAGLERLKSHLTATGIFALWSNDPPDSRFLSRLTTHFSAASAEEVVFFNPLLGEECVQTVYLGFMSGYNSD, from the coding sequence ATGTCGCAATTCTTTGAAGAGCTGGATTACAGGCAGACGCAGCTTGGCGAACTGATCCTGCGCCGGCGTCGCGTGCTGGCGCTGGATCGTGATGTCGTCGAGGTCATCCTGAATGACGAACATCTGATGTCGGAGATGTTCACCGCCTCGGAAATCGCACTGGCCGACTTGCCGCTGCGGCGCCTGCGGATGGATTCGCCCGACATTCTGGTTGGTGGGCTGGGGCTGGGATACACGGCGGATGCCGTGCTGGCACATGACCATGTCCGGTCCGTGACGGTGATCGAATATCTTTCCCCGATCATCGACTGGCACCGGGCCGGTATTCTGCCGCTTGGCACCAGCCTTGCCGAAAATCCGCGCTGTCGGTTCATCGAGGGTGATTTCTTTGCGCTGGCGCTTGGCGATGGCGGATTTGACCCGGACCAGCCGGGTCGCCGGTTCGACGGCATTTTCCTTGATATCGATCACAGTCCGGATTTTCATCTGAATCCCAGCCACGCGGCGCTCTATGACGATGCCGGGCTGGAACGCCTGAAAAGCCATCTGACGGCAACCGGCATCTTTGCGCTGTGGTCGAACGATCCGCCGGATTCGCGGTTTCTGTCTCGTCTGACGACGCATTTCAGTGCCGCCAGCGCCGAAGAGGTTGTCTTCTTCAACCCGCTTCTTGGCGAGGAGTGTGTGCAGACAGTCTATCTGGGGTTTATGTCTGGCTACAATTCGGATTGA
- a CDS encoding SDR family NAD(P)-dependent oxidoreductase, translated as MTQFAHYPSLADKAVIVTGGASGIGADIVRAFAAQGARVGFLDLDAAASAALKDEIDGIVEYEICDLRDIAAMQAGLAALRARLGPFTTLVNNAARDDRHDWKDVSVEFWDERMATNLRHMFFAIQDVAPDMIEAGGGSIVNIGSNSWWEGQGNFPAYTTAKSAVHGLTRTMARDLGKHRIRVNTVVPGWIMTERQKELWATPEALENHLKRQCLPDLIDPVYVARMIVFLASDDAAMCTSNNYMVEAGSI; from the coding sequence ATGACACAGTTTGCCCATTATCCTAGCCTGGCCGACAAGGCCGTGATCGTTACTGGCGGTGCCTCTGGAATCGGAGCCGATATCGTGCGGGCCTTTGCCGCCCAGGGAGCCAGAGTGGGTTTCCTTGATCTCGATGCCGCTGCCAGCGCCGCGCTGAAGGACGAGATTGACGGGATCGTGGAGTATGAAATCTGCGACCTTCGCGATATTGCCGCGATGCAGGCCGGTCTTGCCGCGCTTCGGGCGCGGCTTGGGCCCTTCACCACACTGGTCAATAATGCAGCGCGTGATGACAGGCATGACTGGAAGGATGTCAGTGTCGAATTCTGGGATGAACGGATGGCAACCAATCTTCGCCACATGTTCTTTGCCATTCAGGATGTCGCGCCCGACATGATCGAGGCCGGTGGCGGATCGATTGTGAATATCGGCTCGAACTCCTGGTGGGAAGGGCAGGGTAATTTTCCGGCCTATACAACGGCGAAATCAGCGGTTCACGGGCTGACCCGCACGATGGCGCGCGATCTTGGCAAGCACCGGATACGTGTGAACACCGTTGTCCCCGGATGGATCATGACCGAACGCCAGAAGGAATTGTGGGCAACGCCGGAGGCGCTTGAAAATCACCTGAAGCGGCAATGTCTTCCCGATCTCATCGACCCTGTCTATGTGGCGCGGATGATTGTGTTTCTGGCATCGGATGATGCCGCCATGTGTACGTCGAACAACTATATGGTCGAGGCAGGGTCGATCTAG
- a CDS encoding SMP-30/gluconolactonase/LRE family protein has translation MFGVIEGTGIEIIKPEFTNRTLPHAHVERLWTGGRWCEGPAWFAAGRYLVWSDIPNDRMMRFDDTDSSVSVFRQPSQNSNGNTVDRQGRLVTCEHLTRRVTRTEHDGSLTVLADIYDGKRFNSPNDAVVRSDGSVWFTDPSYGILMDYEGRRTDSEIGACHVYRWDPDTNEVAAVATDYVKPNGLAFSPDEQTLYIADTGRSHDPDGPAHIRRHRLSDDGRSLSGGEVFATSTNGLFDGFRVDCDGYLWSSAGDGVHCLSPDGDLVGKIHIPETVANVCFGGTKLNRLFITATTSLYAVFLNTNAPRRTR, from the coding sequence ATGTTTGGCGTTATCGAGGGAACGGGAATCGAAATCATCAAACCGGAATTCACCAATCGCACGCTGCCACATGCGCATGTCGAACGGCTGTGGACCGGTGGCAGATGGTGCGAAGGGCCGGCCTGGTTTGCCGCTGGTCGCTATCTTGTCTGGTCCGATATCCCCAATGACCGGATGATGCGCTTTGACGATACCGATTCCTCGGTTTCGGTGTTTCGTCAGCCATCGCAGAATTCGAACGGCAACACCGTCGACAGACAGGGACGGCTTGTTACCTGCGAGCATCTGACCCGCCGCGTGACCAGGACCGAACATGACGGGTCGCTGACAGTCCTTGCCGATATATATGATGGCAAAAGGTTCAATTCGCCAAATGACGCCGTTGTCCGGTCCGACGGATCGGTCTGGTTCACCGACCCGTCCTACGGGATCCTGATGGATTATGAAGGCCGGCGGACAGACAGCGAGATCGGTGCCTGCCATGTCTATCGCTGGGATCCCGATACCAATGAGGTCGCTGCGGTGGCGACCGATTATGTCAAGCCGAACGGGCTGGCCTTCTCGCCTGATGAGCAGACACTCTATATCGCCGATACCGGACGCTCGCACGATCCGGACGGCCCGGCACATATCCGCCGGCATCGCCTGTCGGATGATGGCAGGTCTCTGTCCGGCGGCGAGGTATTCGCAACCAGCACGAATGGCCTTTTTGACGGGTTCCGGGTGGATTGTGATGGATATCTGTGGAGTTCAGCCGGTGACGGCGTGCATTGCCTGAGCCCCGATGGCGATCTGGTCGGCAAGATCCATATCCCTGAAACGGTAGCCAATGTCTGTTTCGGGGGGACAAAGCTGAACCGGCTCTTCATCACCGCCACAACATCACTCTATGCGGTGTTCCTCAAC